Proteins from a genomic interval of Thunnus maccoyii chromosome 1, fThuMac1.1, whole genome shotgun sequence:
- the dhcr7 gene encoding 7-dehydrocholesterol reductase produces MNGAVAMEATRRRTQHSANGKTSEQGEEPAQWGRAWEVDWFSLISVIALLCFAPFIVFYFVMACDQYQCSISQPLFELFRGETTLLSIWARAPSFTWSAAKIYSIWVAFQVFLYMCVPDVTHKFIPGFVGGVQDGARTPAGLINKYEINGLQCWLITHALWFANAHYFHWFSPTIIFDNWIPLMWCTNILGYAVSTFAFIKAYLFPTNSEDCKFTGNIFYNYMMGIEFNPRIGKWFDFKLFFNGRPGIVAWTLINLSYMAKQQEMYGHVTNSMILVNVLQAIYVLDFFWNEAWYLKTIDICHDHFGWYLGWGDCVWLPYLYTLQGLYLVYHPVQLSNIHALAVLLLGLVGYYIFRSTNHQKDLFRRTEGSCSIWGRKPTYIECSYRSADGGIHRSKLLTSGFWGTARHFNYTGDLMGSLAYCAACGFGHILPYFYIVYMTILLVHRCVRDEHRCSSKYGKDWKRYTDAVPYRLIPGVF; encoded by the exons ATGAATGGTGCAGTGGCCATGGAGGCCACCAGGAGACGAACCCAGCACAGTGCCAATGGGAAAACATCCGAACAGGGAGAGGAGCCAGCACAGTGGGGGAGAGCATG GGAGGTGGACTGGTTTTCCCTGATCAGCGTGATCGCCCTCCTTTGCTTTGCCCCTTTCATCGTCTTCTACTTTGTGATGGCCTGTGACCAGTACCAGTGCTCTATCAGCCAGCCTCTGTTTGAGCTGTTTCGAGGAGAGACCACACTGCTCTCCATCTGGGCCCGGGCACCTTCCTTCACCTGGTCAGCTGCCAAGATATATTCCATATGGGTGGCCTTCCAG GTGTtcctgtatatgtgtgttcCTGATGTCACCCACAAGTTTATTCCTGGCTTTGTTGGCGGCGTGCAGGATGGAGCAAGAACTCCTGCCG GCCTGATTAACAAGTATGAGATCAACGGGCTGCAGTGCTGGCTGATCACTCATGCCCTGTGGTTTGCAAACGCCCACTACTTCCACTGGTTCTCTCCCACCATCATCTTCGACAACTGGATCCCGCTGATGTGGTGCACCAACATACTGGGCTACGCTGTGTCCACCTTTGCTTTCATAAAGGCCTACCTCTTCCCCACGAACTCTGAGGACTG TAAGTTCACAGGGAACATCTTTTACAACTACATGATGGGAATCGAGTTCAACCCCCGCATTGGCAAATGGTTTGACTTCAAGCTGTTCTTCAATGGCCGACCCGGCATTGTAGCCTGGACTCTCATCAATCTGTCTTACATGGCCAAGCAGCAAGAAATGTACGGCCACGTCACAAACTCCATGATTCTGGTCAACGTGCTGCAG GCCATTTATGTGTTGGATTTCTTCTGGAATGAGGCGTGGTACCTGAAGACCATTGATATCTGCCATGACCACTTTGGATGGTATCTGGGCTGGGGAGACTGTGTCTGGCTGCCATATCTGTACACACTGCAG GGTCTGTACCTGGTGTACCACCCAGTCCAGCTCTCCAACATCCACGCCCTGGCCGTCCTGTTGCTCGGTCTCGTTGGATACTACATCTTCCGCTCCACCAACCACCAGAAGGACCTGTTCCGACGCACCGAGGGCTCCTGTTCCATCTGGGGCCGCAAACCAACATACATTGAGTGCTCATACCGCTCCGCTGACGGCGGCATTCACCGCAGCAAGCTCCTGACATCAGGCTTCTGGGGCACGGCACGGCACTTCAACTACACCGGCGACCTGATGGGTTCGCTGGCGTATTGTGCCGCCTGCGGCTTCGGCCACATACTGCCGTACTTCTACATCGTTTACATGACCATCCTGCTGGTCCACCGCTGCGTGCGCGACGAGCACCGCTGTAGCAGCAAGTACGGCAAGGATTGGAAACGCTACACTGATGCTGTACCTTACCGGCTCATCCCTGGGGTGTTttag